GGGTGGTCGCACAACTCAAGGCTCGCATATATGATCAGAGCAAAAACAGAGAAAACTCCTATCAGCAGTCCGGACATCCTCAACTGCATGAAAAACCAGAACAAAGCACATCAGTGAAATGACTACGAACAACTGGTCAAGAGAACCCTAGGAAACTATTCATACCCTTTTTGCAGAATCTGCAAATCTGATGAAGAGACTGACATAGGCTAATTGAAAAGCAGCACCGATAGAATTGACGGTAGCCACCAAGATCACCCCATAAGACACCCAAGGAAGCCCATACCACATACAGATCAAGCAGTTCAAGAGAGAGTATATATAGGGCAAGCCTGAGAACTGCTCGGTGGACTTGTTTCGCACAATTCTTTTGAATGTTGGCCTGAAGAAATCAAGAATATTCTCATGCATGTGAGCTCACATATACAACTGTTCTCGGAGATGAAAACAGGAAAATTGTTGAAGTATACTCACATTGGTGAGACAAACAATACGAAGGCAAAAACATTGCCTGCAAACAGAACAAAAATACCAGTAAATAACTATATACAGaggtaaatttgttcttcaatacAAGATAGGCAAAAATGTCTTAAATACCTCTATATGTACTATTTCCGTTTATTTATGAGGCAGTGTAAAGAAAAAAACAGGACTTTTAGAAACCTTCTAAGCACACAAGAATCGCATGCTCTTTAGCCTGCGAAAAGATCAAAATCCTCTCTGAAAGCTGCTGGCACCGACTAACTACGTGTATTCTTTTATGAAATCAACAACTCTAGCTTGTTAGCAGATAATTGTTAATCTCGTATACAATCCAAAAAAGGAAAGCTGCTAAGAGTTACTGGGGGCAGGGTGCAGGGTACAGGGTGAGCAAAAAGAGGTGCCAAGAAACATTCCAAGTATATACTCTTCGGAGTAATCTTTAGCCTGCTAAAAGACGAAACCCTTTCAGAAATCTGAACCCATAGTTCCTCTTTTCCCAATTAATTCTGCATATTTTCTTTATCGGAACAAACAATTCTACGCTTGTCCTCTTCAATCTCATCTGCTAAGATTCAGAAACAGGTTCATTGATTCAAGAAGCATCACTACGAGCTACCAAAACCTCACCAGCAATTCCAGCCGCATAAGTGCAGAAGCCATAGAAGGAGGAAGTGGAAGACGATGCCGCTGCGAAGTCTGAAGAAATCATCAAGCCCTCCTTTTTCTCCCTCCTCTCCCTGTACAGCTGTATTGTTCTTATCACCAAACCAAGAACAGTATCCCTCGTCTCTCTTCTCCCTTCTCCCGTTGAGCACAAAAATACATAAATCTTGGAGTGTGTTTCCAAACACGACTAATTTGATCATATTTTAAGGGGAACGGCATGGATTCCAGAACAACTCCACCTGTCAATGTCCCCTACAG
The window above is part of the Musa acuminata AAA Group cultivar baxijiao chromosome BXJ1-1, Cavendish_Baxijiao_AAA, whole genome shotgun sequence genome. Proteins encoded here:
- the LOC135674706 gene encoding bidirectional sugar transporter SWEET2a-like, with protein sequence MISSDFAAASSSTSSFYGFCTYAAGIAGNVFAFVLFVSPMPTFKRIVRNKSTEQFSGLPYIYSLLNCLICMWYGLPWVSYGVILVATVNSIGAAFQLAYVSLFIRFADSAKRLRMSGLLIGVFSVFALIIYASLELCDHPTRQIFVGYLSVASLISMFASPLFIINLVIRTRSVEFMPFYLSLATFLMSISFFAYGMLLHDFFIYIPNGIGTVLGVVQLLLYAYYSKSVEESRLPLVASH